One window of Papaver somniferum cultivar HN1 chromosome 9, ASM357369v1, whole genome shotgun sequence genomic DNA carries:
- the LOC113311221 gene encoding two-component response regulator ORR22-like: MESISYMFPQGLRVLAVDESFVCLKNIEILLKECRYQVTAATSAEFALDILRKNKENFDIVITDTETGEMNGFRLLEIICLEMDIPVLMMCKGNDRETLMKCIDHGACGFLMKPPIPKDIQNIWHYVFKHKINKSTLSNLDIQKNETERNCNRNEEASGQRTRVSWADPELHTKFVEAYHKLGDEATPSRIISEMNVPGLTRLQVASHLQRYRMILGEQSQKSESITTSIGMSGSGHLRIRSLRNLEFKNRMDYLSRLKSYHSGMSQSSHDGVTPNASIHSIINPQPQFLPSTQRYTSQFFSAPGDYNSAEDDLSAVNRPWIPCFNGNNAVRTSNISTGYKAAFTMKLLSPQLDVT; this comes from the exons ATGGAGTCTATCAGTTATATGTTTCCTCAAGGTTTACGTGTTTTGGCAGTTGATGAAAGCTTCGTTTGTTTGAAAAATATAGAGATATTACTCAAAGAATGTCGTTACCAAG TAACTGCAGCTACGTCCGCCGAATTTGCTCTCGATATCTTAAGAAAGAACAAGGAAAATTTCGATATAGTTATCACTGACACGGAGACGGGTGAAATGAATGGTTTTAGGCTATTGGAAATAATCTGTCTTGAAATGGATATACCTGTATTAA TGATGTGTAAGGGTAACGACCGCGAAACACTGATGAAATGTATAGATCATGGCGCATGTGGTTTTCTAATGAAGCCACCGATACCGAAAGACATTCAAAATATATGGCACTATGTGTTTAAACACAAGATTAACAAATCTACTTTGAGTAATTTGGATATTCAAAAAAATGAAACCGAAAGAAACTGTAACAGGAATGAGGAGGCCAGTGGCCAGAGAACAAGGGTTTCTTGGGCGGATCCAGAGTTACATACAAAGTTTGTTGAAGCGTATCATAAGTTAGGAGATG AAGCTACTCCATCAAGAATAATATCAGAAATGAATGTCCCGGGACTCACTCGTCTGCAAGTTGCTAGTCATCTTCAG AGATATAGGATGATATTGGGGGAACAGAGCCAAAAATCTGAGAGCATCACTACATCCATTGGAATGAGTGGTAGTGGACATCTAAGGATTAGATCTCTTCGTAATCTTGAATTTAAAAATCGAATGGATTACCTTTCTAGGCTTAAATCTTATCATTCGGGAATGAGTCAATCAAGTCATGATGGTGTAACTCCTAATGCCTCGATCCATTCGATTATAAATCCACAACCACAATTTCTTCCTTCAACTCAAAGATATACTTCACAGTTTTTCTCAGCTCCTGGTGATTATAATTCCGCTGAAGATGACCTCAGTGCAGTAAACAGACCG TGGATTCCATG TTTCAACGGCAATAATGCGGTGAGGACCTCCAACATCTCAACAGGCTACAAAGCAGCTTTCACTATGAAACTGTTATCCCCACAGTTGGATGTTACTTGA